The Verrucomicrobiales bacterium DNA window GTTCTCTCATCCAAGAAGCTCAAGCAAGCGGCCTAGCCAAGGGGGCGCCACGGGCCGTCACGGCGGTAGGGCGGGACTTGATCGAGGATCGATCCGATTGAGCTTATAGTTCTGATCTCGCTCGAGCCCACTCCTGCCCCAGGCTCAGGATAACAAGAGGGCAACTCCGCGAGGGCCACCAGACGACCATCACCCCATCAGCCCTCCTCGACCCAGCCCCTTCCCCTTTGGACCACCTGGCGCCCATCAAGGCTCGAGCGGAAATCAGAACTATAAACCTCGTGGGACCGCTTCGCCCCCTCCGCAACAGGCTTTCCATTCTGATGCGAACTGTTAGGGTCATCTCGACATGAGCCAGGCTCGACCGTTGCGCATCATCCAGATTTTCAACCGTTACCTCCTTCCCGGCGGGGAGGAGAAATCCGTGGGACGGATCGGCGAAGATCTCGTCTCCGGAGGACATCGGGTGATTCGGTTCTGGCGAGCCTCCGAAGAATGGAAAAAGCCAGGCGCTCCGCCCCGATGGAAACAGCCGTTCCTCCTCTGGAACAATTCAGCCGTGCTGGATGAGTTACAGGCCCTGCACGAAAAGGAATCCGCTGACCTGTGGTTGCTTCACAACGTGATCCCCGTCGTTTCGATGGGAGTCTACCGACGCGCCCTGGAACTCAAGGTGCCCATCGTCCAGTGGCTGCACAATTATCGCCCCATCAGTGTCGGGGGGGCTCTTTACGCCGGAACCCAGAAGTTGGCGCCAGACGATCCTTGGAAAGCCGTGAAGGAGTCGATCGCCGGCAGTTGGAATGGCCGCCTGATGACCAGCTGGCTGGCCGCCTCCTACGCGCTGGCGCGCCGCCGCGGCGACTTTGACTCCGTCAAGGCTTGGGTGGCGGTGAGCGACGAGATGCGAGGTATCTTCGCCCAGGCGGGCTGGTTCCCTGAGCGCCTCCACAGCGTCCGACACTCATGGCACCTAACGACGTCGTCAACCAGCAATCAAGATGAGGGACACTTTCTATTCCTCGGCCGCATGGTGGAGCCCAAAGGCGTGCGCTTCATCGTGGACCTCTGGCGCCACCCAGCGTTACAGAACATCACCCTGGTGATGGCCGGCCAGGGCCCCCTTGCGGACGAGCTTCGCAGTCAATCGCCGCCCAACGTTCGCTGGGTCGGCCAGATCGAAGGCGCTCAGAAACAGGAACTCATCTCAACCTGCCGGGCCATCGTGTTTCCGTGCCTCTGGGCGGAGCCCTTGAGCACGGTTGCCTACGAAGCCTATGAACGGGGAAAGACGATTCTCGCCAGCGACATGGGGGGCATGAAGGAAATCATCTTGGATGGGAAAACCGGGCGTCTCCTCCCCCCAGGCAACGCCCCCGCCTGGCTCAAGGCCCTGACCACCCTGACCCCCGCGGAGTCTCAACGACTCGGCCAGGCAGGCCGAACCTGGCTCGAGCAGAATGTCACGCCGGAAGTCTGGAACCGGGACTTCCTCCGCATCACGAGCCAACTTTGACACCCCAAAATCCATCCTTTCCTTTTCAACCCGCTGATTTCCCTCTAGCTTCCCACGCACAAGATCAATATGAAAAGTTCTCTACG harbors:
- a CDS encoding glycosyltransferase family 4 protein, which translates into the protein MSQARPLRIIQIFNRYLLPGGEEKSVGRIGEDLVSGGHRVIRFWRASEEWKKPGAPPRWKQPFLLWNNSAVLDELQALHEKESADLWLLHNVIPVVSMGVYRRALELKVPIVQWLHNYRPISVGGALYAGTQKLAPDDPWKAVKESIAGSWNGRLMTSWLAASYALARRRGDFDSVKAWVAVSDEMRGIFAQAGWFPERLHSVRHSWHLTTSSTSNQDEGHFLFLGRMVEPKGVRFIVDLWRHPALQNITLVMAGQGPLADELRSQSPPNVRWVGQIEGAQKQELISTCRAIVFPCLWAEPLSTVAYEAYERGKTILASDMGGMKEIILDGKTGRLLPPGNAPAWLKALTTLTPAESQRLGQAGRTWLEQNVTPEVWNRDFLRITSQL